Proteins encoded by one window of Cervus canadensis isolate Bull #8, Minnesota chromosome 18, ASM1932006v1, whole genome shotgun sequence:
- the LOC122421268 gene encoding zinc finger protein 708-like — translation MQQKSHKCMKCGKAFNKKSNLTQHHRIHTGEKPYKCKDCGKEFKQCSGLTYHRKIHTGEKSYKCKDCGKAFRQHSSLTKHQVIHTGEKSYKCKECGKAFSYYSTLTKHQRIHTGEKPYKCKDCGKEFKQCSGLTYHQRIHTGEKPYKCKDCGKAFRQQSCLTKHQVIHTGEKSYKCKECGKAFSHYSTLTEHQRIHTGERPYKCKDCGKDFRKHSGLTCHQIIHTGEKPYKCKECGKAFGQYSSLFQHQRIHTGEKPYKCKECGKAFIKNSHLTRHQRIHTERETL, via the exons ATGCAGCAGAAATCACACAAATGTATGaagtgtggcaaagcctttaataAGAAGTCAAACCTTACTCAACACCatagaattcatactggagagaagccttataaatgtaaggattgtggcaaagaaTTTAAGCAGTGCTCAGGTCTCACTTACCATCggaaaattcatactggagagaagtcttataaatgtaaggattgtggcaaagcaTTTAGACAGCACTCAAGTCTTACTAAACATCAAGTAATCCATACTGGAGAGAaatcttataaatgtaaagaatgcgGAAAAGCCTTCAGTTACTACTCAACTCTTACtaaacaccagcgaattcatactggagagaagccttataaatgtaaagattgTGGCAAAGAATTTAAGCAGTGCTCAG GTCTCACTtaccatcagagaattcatactggagagaagccttataaatgtaaggattgtggcaaagcaTTTAGACAGCAGTCATGTCTTACTAAACACCAAGTAATCCATACTGGAGAGAaatcttataaatgtaaagaatgcgGAAAAGCTTTCAGTCACTACTCAACTCTTACTgaacaccagcgaattcatactggggagaggccttataaatgtaaggattgtggcaaagactTTAGGAAGCACTCAGGTCTTACTTGCCACCAGataattcacactggagagaaaccttataaatgtaaagaatgcgGAAAAGCCTTCGGTCAGTACTCAAGTCTTTTTcaacaccagcgaattcatactggagagaaaccttacaaatgtaaagaatgtggaaaagcctttatCAAGAACTCACATCTTACTcgacatcagagaattcatactgaaAGAGAAACCTTATAA